The Agromyces atrinae genome window below encodes:
- a CDS encoding multifunctional oxoglutarate decarboxylase/oxoglutarate dehydrogenase thiamine pyrophosphate-binding subunit/dihydrolipoyllysine-residue succinyltransferase subunit → MSSQLTGSGSDETTSGEFGANEWLVDEMYERFVGDPNSVDESWWPILESYRDAAAAKASGEAPQPTAAAPAPATTSTQGEHAAPTDSTPRPITAPVTVIGSQPAAKTTSIAPRPEPVPADVPITSPQAVVETKPDTEKQDEIVPLRGMPKTLAANMDASLSVPTATSVRTVPAKLMIDNRIVINNHLKRARGGKVSFTHLIGWALIQALKSFPSQNVYYTESDGKPAVVKPAHIGLGIAIDIPKPDGTRALLVPAIKRAETMTFNEFLGAYEDLVQRARKNKLTADDFQGGTISLTNPGGIGTVHSVPRLMKGQGCIIGAGALEYPAEFQGSSEKTLANLAIGKTITLTSTYDHRVIQGAGSGEFLKIVHELLIGKHGFYEGIFAALRLPYDPIHWAPDISVDLASAVDKTARVQELINSFRVRGHMMADTDPLEYVQRSHPDLDISSHGLTFWDLDREFVTGGLSGTRSALLRDILGVLRDSYCRTIGIEYMHIQDPEQRKWIQQKVERKYEKPTHDEQMRVLGKLNEAEAFETFLQTKYVGQKRFSLEGGESVIALLDEVLQGAAKDGLDGVAIGMAHRGRLNVLTNIAGKTYGQIFREFEGTPDHRNSSGSGDVKYHLGTEGTFTADTGEEIPVYLAANPSHLEAVNGVLEGIVRAKQDRKPIGTFSTLPILIHGDAAMAGQGVVFETLQLSQLRGYKTGGTIHVVINNQVGFTTVPQDSRSSIYSTDVAKTIQAPIFHVNGDDPESVIRVAHLAYLYRQEFKRDVVIDLVCYRRRGHNEGDDPSMTQPLMYSLIEAKRSVRKLYTEALVGRGDITEEEYEAAHADFQDRLERAFMETHAAQSSAIPIVGADGQADDAPTDDSDGQLSTTGVSEQVVHLIGDAFNNPPEGFTVHAKLKQLLQKRLDMSRNGKIDWAFGELLALGSVLLEGTPVRFAGQDARRGTFVQRHAVLHDRVNGQEWLPLQNLSQNQARFWIYDSLLSEYAAMAFEYGYSVERADALVLWEAQFGDFANGAQTVLDEFISSAEQKWAQRSSVVLLLPHGYEGQGPDHSSARIERYLQLCAENNMTVARPSTPASYFHLLRRQAYQRPRRPLVVFTPKAMLRLRGATSEVADFTSGRFEPVIDDVRITDKSAVKRVLFHAGKIYYDLLAELEKNPNPEIALVRLEQYYPLPAEELRAVADSYPNAELAWVQDEPENQGAWPFFVLETNKLGPRPMRLFSRPASASPAAGSAKRHALEQTELIRAALSL, encoded by the coding sequence GTGTCGAGCCAATTGACCGGGTCGGGATCTGACGAGACCACGTCGGGCGAGTTCGGAGCCAACGAATGGCTCGTCGACGAGATGTACGAGAGGTTCGTCGGCGACCCGAATTCGGTCGACGAATCGTGGTGGCCGATCCTCGAGAGCTACCGCGACGCGGCAGCCGCGAAGGCATCGGGTGAGGCCCCGCAGCCGACCGCTGCAGCACCCGCACCCGCCACGACGTCGACGCAGGGAGAGCACGCCGCGCCGACCGACTCGACGCCGCGCCCGATCACCGCGCCGGTGACCGTCATCGGCTCCCAGCCCGCGGCGAAGACCACCTCGATCGCTCCTCGGCCCGAGCCGGTACCGGCCGACGTGCCGATCACGAGCCCGCAGGCCGTCGTCGAGACGAAGCCCGACACCGAGAAGCAGGACGAGATCGTCCCGCTCCGCGGCATGCCGAAGACCCTCGCCGCGAACATGGACGCGAGCCTCTCGGTTCCCACCGCGACGAGCGTGCGCACCGTTCCGGCGAAGCTCATGATCGACAACCGCATCGTGATCAACAACCACCTGAAGCGTGCGCGCGGCGGCAAGGTCTCGTTCACGCACCTCATCGGATGGGCGCTCATCCAGGCGCTCAAGTCGTTCCCCAGCCAGAACGTCTACTACACCGAGTCCGACGGCAAGCCCGCGGTCGTGAAGCCCGCCCACATCGGCCTCGGCATCGCGATCGACATCCCGAAGCCCGACGGCACACGCGCCCTCCTCGTCCCCGCCATCAAGCGCGCCGAGACGATGACGTTCAACGAGTTCCTCGGCGCCTACGAAGACCTCGTGCAGCGCGCACGGAAGAACAAGCTCACCGCCGACGACTTCCAGGGCGGCACGATCTCGCTCACGAACCCCGGCGGAATCGGAACGGTGCACTCGGTGCCGCGCCTCATGAAGGGCCAGGGCTGCATCATCGGCGCCGGCGCCCTCGAGTACCCCGCCGAGTTCCAGGGCTCGAGCGAGAAGACGCTCGCGAACCTCGCGATCGGCAAGACGATCACCCTCACGTCGACCTACGACCACCGCGTCATCCAGGGCGCGGGTTCGGGCGAGTTCCTGAAGATCGTGCACGAGCTGCTCATCGGCAAGCACGGCTTCTACGAGGGCATCTTCGCGGCCCTCCGCCTGCCGTACGACCCCATCCACTGGGCGCCCGACATCTCTGTCGACCTCGCGAGCGCCGTCGACAAGACCGCGCGCGTGCAGGAGCTCATCAACTCGTTCCGCGTGCGCGGCCACATGATGGCCGACACCGACCCGCTCGAGTACGTGCAGCGCTCGCACCCCGACCTCGACATCTCGAGCCACGGCCTCACCTTCTGGGACCTCGACCGCGAGTTCGTCACGGGTGGCCTCAGCGGCACCCGGTCGGCGCTCCTCCGCGACATCCTCGGCGTCCTGCGCGACTCGTACTGCCGCACCATCGGTATCGAGTACATGCACATCCAGGACCCCGAGCAGCGCAAGTGGATCCAGCAGAAGGTCGAGCGCAAATACGAGAAGCCGACCCACGACGAGCAGATGCGCGTCCTCGGCAAGCTCAACGAGGCCGAGGCCTTCGAGACCTTCCTCCAGACGAAGTACGTCGGCCAGAAGCGCTTCAGCCTCGAGGGCGGCGAGTCCGTCATCGCACTCCTCGACGAGGTCCTGCAGGGCGCTGCGAAGGACGGCCTCGACGGCGTGGCGATCGGTATGGCGCACCGCGGCCGACTGAACGTGCTCACGAACATCGCCGGCAAGACCTACGGACAGATCTTCCGTGAGTTCGAGGGCACCCCCGACCACCGCAACTCGAGTGGATCGGGCGATGTCAAGTACCACCTCGGCACCGAGGGCACCTTCACGGCCGACACGGGCGAGGAGATCCCCGTCTACCTCGCCGCGAACCCGTCGCACCTCGAGGCCGTCAACGGCGTGCTCGAGGGCATCGTCCGCGCCAAGCAGGACCGGAAGCCCATCGGAACCTTCTCGACGCTACCGATCCTCATCCACGGCGACGCGGCGATGGCCGGACAGGGTGTCGTCTTCGAGACGCTGCAGCTCTCGCAGCTGCGCGGCTACAAGACCGGCGGCACGATCCACGTCGTCATCAACAACCAGGTCGGCTTCACGACCGTGCCGCAGGACTCGCGCTCCTCGATCTACTCGACCGACGTCGCGAAGACGATCCAGGCACCGATCTTCCATGTGAACGGCGACGACCCCGAGTCGGTCATCCGCGTCGCTCACCTCGCGTACCTGTATCGCCAGGAGTTCAAGCGCGACGTCGTCATCGACCTCGTCTGCTACCGCCGCCGCGGTCACAACGAGGGCGACGACCCCTCGATGACGCAGCCGCTCATGTACAGCCTCATCGAGGCGAAGCGCTCGGTGCGGAAGCTCTACACCGAGGCGCTCGTCGGTCGCGGCGACATCACCGAAGAAGAGTACGAGGCGGCGCACGCCGACTTCCAGGACCGCCTCGAGCGCGCGTTCATGGAGACGCACGCCGCGCAGTCGTCGGCGATCCCGATCGTCGGCGCCGACGGCCAGGCCGACGACGCCCCGACGGATGACTCGGACGGGCAGCTCTCGACGACCGGCGTGTCCGAGCAGGTCGTGCACCTCATCGGTGACGCCTTCAACAACCCGCCCGAGGGCTTCACGGTGCACGCGAAGCTCAAGCAGTTGCTGCAGAAGCGACTCGACATGAGCCGCAACGGAAAGATCGACTGGGCCTTCGGCGAGCTCCTCGCCCTCGGCTCGGTGCTCCTCGAGGGCACCCCCGTGCGCTTCGCCGGTCAGGACGCGCGCCGCGGAACGTTCGTTCAGCGCCACGCCGTGCTGCACGACCGCGTGAACGGTCAGGAGTGGCTGCCGCTGCAGAACCTCTCGCAGAACCAGGCCCGCTTCTGGATCTACGACTCGCTCCTCAGCGAGTACGCGGCGATGGCGTTCGAGTACGGCTACTCCGTCGAGCGCGCCGACGCCCTCGTGCTGTGGGAGGCGCAGTTCGGCGACTTCGCGAACGGCGCCCAGACGGTGCTCGACGAGTTCATCTCGTCGGCCGAGCAGAAGTGGGCGCAGCGTTCGAGCGTCGTGCTGCTGCTCCCGCACGGCTATGAGGGCCAGGGCCCCGACCACTCGAGCGCCCGCATCGAGCGCTACCTGCAGCTGTGCGCCGAGAACAACATGACCGTCGCTCGTCCGTCGACCCCGGCGTCGTACTTCCACCTGCTGCGTCGCCAGGCGTACCAGCGGCCGCGCCGCCCCCTCGTGGTGTTCACCCCGAAGGCGATGCTCCGCCTCCGCGGTGCGACGAGCGAGGTCGCCGACTTCACGAGCGGTCGATTCGAGCCCGTCATCGACGACGTTCGCATCACCGACAAGTCGGCCGTCAAGCGCGTCCTCTTCCACGCGGGCAAGATCTACTACGACCTGCTCGCCGAGCTCGAGAAGAACCCGAACCCCGAGATCGCCCTCGTCCGCCTCGAGCAGTACTACCCGCTCCCGGCCGAGGAGCTGCGCGCCGTGGCCGACTCGTACCCGAACGCCGAGCTCGCGTGGGTGCAGGACGAGCCCGAGAACCAGGGTGCCTGGCCGTTCTTCGTCCTCGAGACGAACAAGCTCGGCCCGCGTCCGATGCGGCTCTTCTCGCGCCCCGCGTCGGCATCGCCGGCCGCCGGCTCGGCGAAGCGTCACGCGCTCGAGCAGACCGAGCTGATCCGCGCGGCGCTCTCGCTCTAG
- a CDS encoding hemolysin family protein — MSEWLLLGIGLLLTVGTGLFVASEFALVNLDRSDLEARRARGETRLSMTIAALKITSTHLSSAQLGITLTTLLTGYTMEPAITSLLSGPLTAIGTPEAVVPVLGVFLAVTIATLLSMVIGELVPKNFALALPLATAKIVIPFQTVFTTVFKPAIIVLNGSANAIIRSFGIEPKEELSGARSAEELSSLVRRSASAGLLEADTATLLNRTLRFSQHTAADVMTPRLRVATVRRTDSASTVLELARQTGYSRFPVLDENVDDVVGLVHVKQAVAVPRERRPDVPVSALQSEALRVPETMRLDALLGELRGRGYQMAVVVDEYGGTAGVTTLEDLVEELVGEVSDEHDRTRAGVVRRADSLTFPGMLRPDELLDRAGIRVPEEGPYETIGGFIMSELGRLPVVGDEVELESGTLTVQRLDGRRIDRVRFVTKPVLTTEGGERDVE; from the coding sequence ATGTCTGAGTGGCTACTGCTCGGAATCGGTCTCCTCCTCACCGTGGGCACGGGCTTGTTCGTTGCGAGCGAGTTCGCCCTCGTCAATCTCGATCGCAGTGATCTCGAGGCGCGTCGCGCTCGGGGCGAGACCCGCCTCAGCATGACGATCGCGGCTCTCAAGATCACCTCGACGCACCTCTCGAGCGCGCAGCTCGGAATCACGCTGACGACGCTGCTCACGGGTTACACGATGGAGCCGGCGATCACGTCGCTGCTCTCGGGGCCGCTCACCGCGATCGGCACGCCCGAGGCCGTCGTGCCCGTGCTCGGCGTCTTCCTCGCCGTGACGATCGCGACGCTCCTGTCGATGGTCATCGGCGAACTCGTGCCGAAGAACTTCGCACTCGCGCTTCCTCTCGCGACGGCGAAGATCGTCATCCCCTTCCAGACGGTGTTCACGACGGTCTTCAAGCCCGCGATCATCGTGCTGAACGGCAGCGCGAACGCGATCATCCGATCGTTCGGGATCGAACCGAAGGAGGAGCTCTCGGGCGCGCGCAGCGCCGAAGAGCTCTCGTCGCTCGTGCGTCGCTCGGCGAGCGCGGGTCTCCTCGAGGCCGACACCGCGACGCTCCTCAACCGCACCCTGCGCTTCTCGCAGCACACGGCCGCCGACGTCATGACGCCGCGTCTGCGCGTCGCGACGGTCCGTCGCACGGACTCGGCCTCGACGGTGCTCGAACTCGCGCGGCAGACCGGCTACTCGCGCTTCCCCGTGCTCGACGAGAACGTCGACGACGTCGTCGGGCTCGTGCACGTGAAGCAGGCGGTCGCCGTTCCCCGTGAACGCCGCCCCGACGTCCCCGTCTCCGCTCTGCAGTCGGAGGCGCTCCGCGTGCCCGAGACGATGCGCCTCGACGCTCTGCTCGGCGAGTTGCGCGGACGCGGCTACCAGATGGCCGTCGTCGTCGACGAGTACGGCGGAACCGCGGGCGTCACAACGCTCGAAGACCTCGTGGAAGAACTCGTCGGCGAGGTGTCGGACGAGCACGACCGCACACGCGCGGGCGTCGTCCGCCGCGCGGACTCGCTCACGTTCCCCGGGATGCTGCGGCCCGACGAGCTCCTCGACCGCGCCGGCATCCGCGTGCCCGAAGAGGGACCGTACGAGACGATCGGCGGATTCATCATGAGCGAACTCGGCCGTCTTCCCGTCGTCGGCGACGAGGTCGAGCTCGAGAGCGGCACCCTGACCGTGCAGCGGCTCGACGGTCGCCGCATAGACCGGGTGCGCTTCGTCACGAAACCCGTCCTCACGACGGAGGGAGGTGAGCGCGATGTCGAGTGA
- a CDS encoding GuaB1 family IMP dehydrogenase-related protein, producing MEFIREVSSNDLTYSDVFLVPRRSAVASRLDVSLAPGDGTGATIPLVSANMNSVTGPRLAATLARRGGLGVLPQDMPLQDLDAAIRWVKNQSPAFDTPYSFAPGDTVADALEVLPGAEGHGIVLHDAQGAFVGCIPAARLASSLPDAQLGDLVHGSLPALDAEDVDSPRRAFDVMTEAGLDFAPVLRHGALVGTLSRRSALRGTIYQPNVDAHGRLAVAAAVGINGDVAVKARALAEAGVDVLVIDTAHGHQDGMLRAIAAVRAAGLGLPICAGNVVTADAVRDLVDAGADILKVGVGPGAMCTTRMMTAVGRPQFSAVLETAEAARALGAHVWADGGVRYPRDVALALAAGAASVMVGSWFAGTIEAPGRLRSDDSGRLYKESWGMASTKAVRERFDRLDPYELARKELFAEGISSSAIYLDPLRPSLEDLLDMITSGVRSSFTYAGARSVDEFHERALVGVQSAAGYEEGKALPVSW from the coding sequence ATGGAGTTCATCCGCGAGGTCTCCTCGAACGATCTGACCTATTCCGACGTCTTCCTCGTGCCCCGGCGCTCAGCCGTCGCGAGCCGTCTCGACGTGTCCCTCGCTCCGGGCGACGGCACCGGAGCGACGATCCCGCTCGTCTCGGCGAACATGAACTCGGTCACGGGGCCGAGGCTCGCGGCGACGCTCGCCCGGCGCGGCGGGCTCGGCGTCCTCCCGCAGGACATGCCCCTCCAGGACCTCGACGCGGCGATCCGCTGGGTGAAGAACCAGTCGCCGGCTTTCGACACGCCGTACTCCTTCGCTCCCGGCGATACCGTCGCCGACGCGCTCGAGGTGCTTCCGGGCGCCGAAGGCCATGGGATCGTGCTCCACGACGCTCAGGGAGCGTTCGTCGGCTGCATCCCGGCCGCGCGCCTCGCCTCCTCTCTTCCCGACGCCCAGCTCGGCGATCTCGTGCACGGCTCGCTGCCCGCGCTCGACGCCGAGGACGTCGATTCGCCGCGCCGCGCCTTCGACGTCATGACCGAGGCCGGCCTCGACTTCGCGCCCGTGCTCCGGCACGGCGCGCTCGTCGGCACTCTGAGCCGGCGGAGCGCGCTGCGGGGCACCATCTACCAGCCGAACGTCGACGCGCACGGCCGTCTCGCCGTCGCCGCGGCGGTCGGCATCAACGGAGACGTCGCGGTCAAGGCGCGTGCGTTGGCGGAGGCCGGCGTCGACGTCCTCGTCATCGACACGGCCCACGGACACCAGGACGGGATGCTGCGGGCGATCGCCGCCGTGCGTGCCGCCGGTCTCGGGCTGCCGATCTGCGCGGGCAACGTCGTCACCGCCGACGCGGTGCGCGATCTGGTCGACGCCGGCGCCGACATCCTCAAGGTCGGTGTCGGGCCGGGCGCGATGTGCACGACGCGCATGATGACGGCCGTCGGACGGCCGCAGTTCTCGGCCGTGCTCGAGACCGCCGAGGCTGCGCGCGCTCTCGGAGCGCACGTCTGGGCCGATGGGGGAGTGCGCTACCCGCGCGACGTCGCCCTCGCCCTCGCGGCGGGCGCCGCATCGGTCATGGTCGGTTCGTGGTTCGCGGGCACGATCGAAGCGCCGGGACGCCTGCGCTCGGATGACTCGGGCCGGCTCTACAAGGAGAGCTGGGGCATGGCGTCGACGAAGGCCGTGCGCGAGCGCTTCGATCGACTCGACCCGTACGAGCTCGCACGCAAGGAGCTCTTCGCCGAGGGCATCTCGTCGAGTGCGATCTACCTCGATCCGCTGCGGCCCTCGCTCGAGGACCTCCTCGACATGATCACGTCCGGAGTGCGGAGCTCGTTCACCTACGCGGGTGCGCGCAGCGTCGACGAGTTCCACGAGCGGGCGCTCGTCGGGGTGCAGTCGGCGGCCGGCTACGAAGAGGGCAAGGCCCTCCCGGTCAGCTGGTAG
- a CDS encoding FAD:protein FMN transferase produces MPPEVLSRVTFEAIGTRWEIDTREPLTEVERAGLDELIDEFDRTYSRFRDDSLVAELERDAGTWTFPDDSVALVELYRSLYRATDGAMTPLVGPSLESLGYGRDLTLEAGPALASYEWDDSMRWQGSTVSTTRGIGLDVGAAGKGLLVDHVSDFLSAHHPVLVDASGDMRYRGAEPVRVALEHPYDARRAIGVVELAGGALCASATNRRAWGEGLHHVLDGRTGLPVREVAATWVMAPTAMVADALATALFFVGPDRLTDVADFSYVRMFTDGRAEYSPTLPGEIFR; encoded by the coding sequence ATGCCTCCTGAGGTCCTCTCGCGAGTGACCTTCGAGGCCATCGGCACTCGGTGGGAGATCGACACGCGCGAGCCCCTCACCGAGGTCGAACGCGCGGGGCTCGACGAGTTGATCGACGAGTTCGACCGCACCTACTCGCGATTCCGCGACGATTCCCTCGTCGCCGAGCTCGAGAGGGATGCCGGCACGTGGACGTTTCCCGATGACTCGGTCGCTCTCGTCGAGCTGTACCGATCGCTGTATCGGGCGACCGACGGCGCGATGACCCCGCTCGTCGGCCCGAGCCTCGAGAGCCTCGGCTACGGCCGCGACCTCACGCTCGAGGCCGGGCCCGCTCTCGCGAGCTACGAGTGGGACGACTCGATGCGGTGGCAGGGCTCGACCGTGTCGACGACGCGAGGCATCGGCCTCGACGTCGGGGCTGCGGGCAAGGGCCTCCTCGTCGACCACGTGAGCGACTTCCTCTCGGCGCATCACCCCGTGCTCGTCGATGCGAGCGGCGACATGCGCTATCGCGGCGCGGAGCCCGTGCGCGTGGCGCTCGAGCACCCCTACGACGCGCGGCGCGCGATCGGTGTCGTCGAACTCGCCGGGGGAGCACTGTGCGCCTCGGCGACGAATCGTCGTGCGTGGGGCGAGGGCCTCCACCACGTGCTCGACGGGCGCACCGGCCTGCCCGTTCGCGAGGTCGCTGCGACGTGGGTCATGGCTCCCACGGCCATGGTCGCCGACGCCCTCGCGACCGCCCTGTTCTTCGTCGGCCCCGATCGTCTCACCGACGTCGCCGACTTCTCGTACGTCCGTATGTTCACCGATGGTCGGGCCGAGTATTCGCCGACCCTCCCCGGGGAGATCTTCCGATGA
- a CDS encoding hemolysin family protein: MSSDWIGLAWLVVLLAANAFFVGAEFAVISARRSQIEPLAEQGKRSAITALWAMEHATLMLAMSQLGITVCSLLILNVSEPAIHHLLEVPLALTGWSEEVIGGVAFVIALLIVSYLHVVLGEMVPKNLSFSLPDRAVLLLAPALVFIARLCKPIIGTLNAIANGVLRLFRVEPKNEATSTYTLEEVATIVDQSTREGVLDDASGTLLAAFEFTTKKVADVAVPLSQLESLPPEATPADVERAVARHGFSRYVIRAEDGDPAGYVHLKDVIDLDDDEFDDPIPPKRVRQLVSIWNGTDLEDALATMRASGSHLARSFDAEGTASGVLFLEDIIEELVGEVQDATRRDSTRN, encoded by the coding sequence ATGTCGAGTGATTGGATCGGACTCGCCTGGCTCGTCGTCCTGCTCGCCGCGAACGCCTTCTTCGTCGGAGCGGAGTTCGCCGTCATCTCGGCGCGACGCTCGCAGATCGAACCGCTCGCCGAGCAGGGCAAGCGGAGCGCCATCACGGCCCTCTGGGCGATGGAGCACGCGACGCTCATGCTCGCGATGAGTCAGCTCGGCATCACGGTGTGCTCGCTGCTCATCCTGAACGTCTCCGAACCCGCCATCCATCACCTGCTCGAGGTTCCCCTCGCGCTCACCGGGTGGTCGGAGGAGGTCATCGGCGGCGTCGCCTTCGTCATCGCGCTGCTGATCGTGTCGTACCTGCACGTCGTGCTCGGCGAGATGGTTCCGAAGAACCTGTCGTTCTCGCTGCCGGACCGCGCCGTGTTGCTGCTCGCACCGGCGCTCGTCTTCATCGCCCGACTCTGCAAGCCCATCATCGGAACGCTCAACGCGATCGCCAACGGCGTGCTGCGACTGTTCCGCGTCGAGCCGAAGAACGAGGCGACGAGCACCTACACGCTCGAGGAGGTCGCGACGATCGTCGATCAGTCGACCCGGGAGGGCGTGCTCGACGACGCGAGCGGCACCCTGCTCGCCGCGTTCGAGTTCACGACGAAGAAGGTCGCCGACGTCGCGGTGCCGCTCTCGCAGCTCGAGAGCCTGCCGCCCGAGGCGACTCCGGCCGATGTCGAACGCGCGGTCGCCCGGCACGGCTTCTCGCGCTACGTCATCCGCGCGGAGGACGGCGATCCCGCGGGCTACGTGCACCTCAAGGACGTCATCGACCTCGACGACGACGAGTTCGACGACCCGATCCCGCCGAAGCGCGTGCGCCAGCTCGTCTCGATCTGGAACGGCACCGACCTCGAGGACGCGCTCGCCACGATGCGCGCCTCGGGCTCGCACCTCGCCCGCTCGTTCGACGCCGAGGGCACCGCCTCCGGAGTGCTCTTCCTCGAGGACATCATCGAGGAACTCGTCGGCGAGGTGCAGGACGCGACGCGCCGCGACTCGACGCGCAACTGA
- a CDS encoding FMN-binding protein — protein MQITRRSRVGLTLIGGLSLVGSLAGCAVQDSSAMTSETTEPSSSATTAPEATTEATESADAGSVYTDGTYTETGEYTSPGGQESVTVTITLESDVVTAVDVVSNAENPNSKRYQGEFVAGIADVVVGQNIDDLSVSKVAGSSLTSGGFNAAVDAIKADAS, from the coding sequence ATGCAGATCACGCGACGCAGTCGAGTTGGACTCACCCTCATCGGAGGCCTCAGCCTCGTCGGGAGCCTCGCCGGATGCGCAGTGCAAGACAGCTCCGCCATGACGTCCGAGACGACGGAGCCGAGCTCGTCGGCGACGACCGCCCCCGAGGCGACGACCGAGGCCACGGAGAGCGCGGACGCGGGATCGGTGTACACCGACGGCACCTACACCGAGACGGGCGAGTACACGTCGCCCGGCGGGCAGGAGTCGGTGACCGTCACGATCACCCTCGAATCCGACGTCGTGACCGCGGTCGACGTCGTCTCGAACGCCGAGAACCCGAACTCGAAGCGCTACCAGGGCGAGTTCGTCGCCGGTATCGCCGATGTCGTCGTCGGTCAGAACATCGACGATCTGTCGGTGTCGAAGGTCGCGGGCTCCTCGCTCACGAGCGGCGGATTCAACGCCGCCGTCGATGCGATCAAGGCTGATGCCTCCTGA
- a CDS encoding ADP-dependent NAD(P)H-hydrate dehydratase, whose translation MSAWLEWTDTDARSWIAVPGPHDDKYSRGVLGVITGSVEYPGAAILGVEAAHRTGVGMVRYVGPRFVRSLVLARRPEVVTQPGRVQAWLVGSGMDAARRSFVLVGELTRAISSGEPVVVDAAALDLVAAHTGPTIITPHYRELASLLAKREIDVSAADIAADPSGWAVRAAIELDVVVLLKGASTFVADPVGQAIVVRAGTNELATAGTGDVLGGILGSLLATHASELRTDISLLAPLAATAALLHGRAAERASGGGPIAALDVAEALPAAIATLTGRA comes from the coding sequence ATGAGCGCTTGGCTGGAGTGGACCGATACCGACGCGCGATCGTGGATCGCGGTGCCCGGCCCCCACGATGACAAGTACTCCCGCGGGGTGCTCGGCGTCATCACCGGCTCGGTCGAGTACCCCGGTGCGGCGATCCTCGGTGTCGAAGCCGCCCATCGCACGGGTGTCGGCATGGTGCGCTACGTCGGCCCCCGGTTCGTACGGAGCCTCGTACTCGCACGGCGGCCCGAGGTCGTCACTCAGCCCGGCCGGGTGCAGGCATGGCTCGTCGGCTCGGGCATGGATGCCGCGCGGCGATCGTTCGTGCTCGTCGGTGAGCTCACTCGCGCGATCTCGTCGGGCGAACCGGTCGTCGTCGATGCCGCCGCGCTCGACCTCGTCGCGGCGCACACCGGCCCCACGATCATCACTCCGCACTACCGCGAGCTCGCCTCGCTCCTCGCGAAGCGCGAGATCGACGTCTCCGCGGCCGACATCGCCGCCGACCCGTCGGGATGGGCGGTACGCGCGGCGATCGAGCTCGACGTCGTCGTGCTCCTCAAGGGGGCGTCGACGTTCGTCGCCGATCCCGTCGGGCAGGCGATCGTCGTGCGGGCCGGCACGAACGAGCTCGCGACGGCGGGAACGGGTGACGTGCTGGGCGGCATCCTCGGTTCTCTCCTCGCGACCCACGCGAGCGAGCTCCGCACCGACATCAGCCTGCTCGCTCCTCTCGCCGCGACCGCTGCGCTCCTCCACGGGCGAGCCGCCGAACGGGCATCCGGTGGGGGCCCGATCGCCGCACTCGACGTCGCCGAGGCGCTGCCCGCGGCCATCGCGACCCTCACCGGACGCGCGTAG